One Alnus glutinosa chromosome 3, dhAlnGlut1.1, whole genome shotgun sequence genomic region harbors:
- the LOC133863242 gene encoding uncharacterized protein LOC133863242: protein MALAGYAQVRLDIPMSLSALAESRKYEQNKDLYETFRRCEVNIPLLDAIKQVPRYAKFLKELCTIKRKQKLKGCEKVRKGENDSAVIQRKLPAKCKDPGMFIIPCTIGNMRFEKAMRDLGASINVMPNSIYASLKIGPLNKTSVVIQLVDRSIAYPKGVVEDVLVQINDLVFPADFYVLDMENGDQTTPILLGRPFLKTSKTKVDVHSGTLTMEFDGEIVKFNIYDAMKYSSDDNSVYSIDVIDSLAQEVFELDGKDGLEIAIRKYLEKENEELALSTDLPLPTVLQAPIPDLKPLPSNLKYVFLGDEGMLSVIISNKLSALQEEKLVQVLKEHKMAIGMSPYRLVFGKPCHLPVELEHKAYWAIKSFNMKMDESGTSKVATTRVRGNSQ from the exons ATGGCTCTTGCTGGGTATGCCCAAGTCAGGCTGGACATACCCATGTCACTAAGC GCGTTAGCAGAATCTAGAAAATATGAGCAAAATAAAGATTTATATGAGACTTTTCGTAGATGTGAGGTAAATATTCCACTTTTAGATGCTATTAAACAAGTACCTCGTTATGCTAAATTCCTCAAAGAACTATGTACAATTAAGAGGAAACAGAAACTTAAAGGATGTGAGAAGGTGAGAAAAGGGGAGAATGATTCTGCAGTTATTCAGAGAAAACTCCCTGCGAAGTGCAAAGATCCAGGTATGTTTATTATCCCTTGTACGATAGGTAACATGAGATTTGAGAAGGCCATGAGAGATTTAGGAGCTTCTATCAATGTCATGCCAAATTCTATATATGCTTCTTTGAAAATTGGACCTTTGAATAAAACTAGTGTTGTGATTCAATTGGTTGATAGATCTATTGCCTATCCTAAGGGTGTAGTTGAGGATGTTCTTGTGCAAATTAATGATTTGGTTTTCCCTGCTGATTTCTatgtgcttgatatggaaaatggtGATCAAACTACTCCTATATTGTTAGGAAGACCATTCTTAAAGACATCCAAGACCAAGGTAGATGTTCATAGTGGCACACTTACCATGGAATTTGATGGTGAAattgttaagtttaatatttatgaTGCCATGAAATATTCTAGTGATGATAATTCTGTTTATTCGATTGATGTAATTGATTCTTTAGCACAGgaagtttttgaacttgatggAAAAGATGGATTGGAAATTGCCATTAGAAAGTATCTTGAGAAAGAGAATGAGGAGTTAGCCTTGAGTACTGATTT GCCTTTACCCACTGTTTTACAGGCCCCCATTCCAGATTTGAAGCCTCTCCCCAGTAACCTCAAGTACGTGTTCCTTGGAGATGAAGGAATGTTATCAGTAATCATCTCCAATAAACTTAGTGCACTGCAAGAAGAAAAGCTTGTACAGGTCCTTAAGGAGCATAAGATGGCCATTGGTATGTCACCTTATCGATTGGTATTTGGGAAACCATGCCACCTTCCAGTTGAGTTAGAACACAAGGCTTATTGGGCTATCAAGAGTTTCAACATGAAGATGGATGAAAGTGGAACTTCCAAAGTTGCAACTACAAGAGTTAGAGGAAATTCGCAATGA